From the Quercus lobata isolate SW786 chromosome 6, ValleyOak3.0 Primary Assembly, whole genome shotgun sequence genome, one window contains:
- the LOC115949740 gene encoding uncharacterized protein LOC115949740, whose product MEVWNSLRSRFSQANGPRISQLQKLISTIMQGDTTVTTFFTDLQASWDQLLNLKPLLCCSCGKCVCGVNDKITSFHHQDSLMQFLNGLNEVYSQVRTQILMMEPIKTQGFKQVGKNTKGKGRPVCSHCGKVGHFMEKCYKLVGFPPGYKQKSKVSMANQVTLDGEPGQFEATSQSAYFPFTSEQCQQLLSMLSSLASSSGTNDAIHLANSALPGIVQVTSNLILKDVICVPAFTFNLISDLTYWNMIGLGKLHSNLYLLQTSENCKSILEATTVLESILQSFVHSISHVPIVTKPYLWHLRLGHVSDDKLHHCISEVFHLLILVLFRFLANFLDSSLPVISDSTIPDSAIPDPVITNSAKASSLPLDQGHAIVPHASLPSLRRSSRPTKPPSYLQDYKCSTIISNELT is encoded by the exons ATGGAGGTTTGGAATTCACTTAGGAGTCGTTTCTCACAAGCTAATGGTCCAAGGATTTCACAGCTTCAGAAACTGATTTCAACAATTATGCAAGGAGATACAACAGTGACTACTTTCTTCACTGATCTTCAAGCTTCTTGGGATCAATTGCTTAATCTCAAGCCTTTACTATGTTGTTCTTGTGGTAAATGTGTCTGTGGAGTGAATGACAAGATCACATCCTTTCATCATCAAGATTCTTTGATGCAATTCCTTAATGGCTTAAATGAAGTCTATTCACAAGTCAGAACTCAGATTCTGATGATGGAGCCAA TCAAGACTCAAGGGTTCAAGCAAGTTGGGAAGAACACAAAAGGAAAGGGCAGACCTGTATGCAGTCATTGTGGCAAAGTTGGTCATTTCATGGAGAAGTGTTACAAACTAGTTGGATTTCCACCAGGGTACAAGCAAAAGAGCAAGGTGTCTATGGCTAATCAAGTGACTCTTGATGGTGAACCTGGTCAATTCGAGGCTACATCACAGTCAGCATATTTCCCTTTCACATCTGAACAATGCCAACAGTTGTTGTCAATGCTGAGTTCTCTTGCATCTTCTTCTGGCACCAATGATGCTATTCACTTAGCAAATTCAGCTCTCCCAG GCATAGTTCAGGTTACTTCAAACTTAATTCTTAAGGATGTGATTTGTGTCCCAGCCTTTACTTTCAATCTGATTTCA GACCTTACCTACTGGAATATGATTGGATTGGGTAAGCTTCATAGCAATCTGTACCTGCTGCAAACTTCAGAGAATTGCAAGTCTATCTTAGAAGCTACTACTGTCCTAGAGTCAATTTTACAGTCCTTTGTTCATTCTATTTCTCATGTTCCTATTGTTACTAAGCCTTACTTGTGGCATCTTAGATTAGGACATGTCTCTGATGACAAACTTCATCATTGTATATCTGAG GTATTCCATCTTCTGATTCTGGTCCTATTCAGGTTTCTAGCCAATTTTTTAGACTCTTCTCTTCCTGTCATCTCAGATTCTACAATACCAGATTCTGCCATACCAGATCCTGTCATTACAAATTCTGCAAAAGCTAGTTCATTGCCCCTTGATCAAGGGCATGCTATTGTTCCACATGCTTCCCTTCCTTCTTTAAGAAGATCCTCTAGGCCTACCAAACCCCCTTCCTACTTGCAAGACTATAAATGCAGCACTATCATTTCCAATGAGCTTACATAG
- the LOC115949739 gene encoding uncharacterized protein LOC115949739, which translates to MNANLSSFLISIVVFGSLLGVCHGAELRKHFYKDSCPLAEDIVKEIIWKRVASNSTLPAKFLRMHFHDCFVRGCDASILLDSTANNQAEKAAIPNLSLGGFDVIDEVKTELEKTCPGVVSCADIIALAARDSVSYQFQRPIWEVLTGRRDGSISHKSDSEVRANNIPSPLFDFSSLKQSFANKGLTVHDLVVLSGGHTIGVGHCNFFSNRLYNFTGKNDADPSLNSTYAAFLKTQCKNLSNKITIVPMDPGSPLSFDNNYFKNLKLNQGLFQSDAALLTNNEATNTVDELLDSQDFFTEFGQSMKRMGAIHVLTGSSGEIRKKCNVVTVFGLLGVCHGQLRMHFYEESCPHAEEIVKEIIWNRVASNSTLPAKFLRMHFHDCFVRGCDGSVLIDSTPNNQAEKAAIPNLSLGGFDVIDEVKTELEKTCPGVVSCADIVALAARDSVSYQFQRPIWDVLTGRRDGIISRQSEALANIPTPFFNFTTLKQSFANKSLTVHDLVVLSGGHTIGVGHCNFFSNRLYNFTGKNDENDEDPSLNSTYAAFLKTQCKSLSNNVTFVPMDPGSPLSFDNNYFNILKQKEGLFQSDAALLTDSEATYNVNELLNSQNFFTEFAQSIMRMGAIQVLTGSSGDIRKKCSVVNP; encoded by the exons atgaaTGCTAATTTGAGTTCCTTCTTGATCTCTATAGTAGTCTTTGGATCACTTCTAGGAGTTTGTCATGGAGCGGAGTTGAGAAAACATTTTTACAAGGATAGTTGTCCCCTGGCTGAGGACATTGTGAAGGAAATCATTTGGAAACGTGTGGCAAGCAATTCAACTTTGCCTGCCAAGTTTCTGAGGATGCATTTTCATGATTGTTTTGTCAGG GGTTGCGATGCCTCTATATTGCTAGACTCTACAGCAAATAACCAGGCTGAGAAGGCAGCAATTCCAAACCTATCTCTGGGAGGATTCGATGTAATAGATGAGGTGAAGACAGAGTTAGAGAAGACCTGTCCTGGAGTAGTTTCTTGTGCAGATATCATTGCTTTGGCTGCTAGAGACTCAGTTTCCTACCAA TTTCAGAGGCCAATCTGGGAAGTACTTACCGGAAGAAGGGATGGAAGCATATCACATAAGTCAGACTCAGAGGTCCGCGCCAACAATATCCCATCACCACTCTTCGATTTCAGTAGCCTAAAACAATCTTTTGCCAACAAAGGTCTCACAGTTCATGATCTTGTTGTTTTATCAG GTGGACATACAATTGGTGTTGGGCATTGCAATTTCTTCAGCAACAGGCTATACAATTTCACAGGAAAAAATGATGCAGATCCTTCTCTAAACTCGACCTATGCTGCTTTCTTGAAAACCCAATGCAAAAACCTCTCAAACAAAATAACTATCGTACCAATGGATCCTGGAAGCCCCCTATCCTTTGACAACAACTACTTCAAAAACTTGAAGCTGAATCAAGGTCTTTTCCAATCTGATGCTGCACTTTTAACCAACAATGAAGCTACCAATACTGTCGATGAGCTGCTTGACTCTCAAGATTTTTTCACGGAGTTTGGTCAATCGATGAAGAGGATGGGAGCCATTCATGTGCTTACAGGAAGTTCGGGAGAGATTAGGAAGAAGTGTAATGTGGTTA CAGTGTTTGGGCTTCTAGGAGTTTGTCATGGACAGTTGAGAATGCATTTTTATGAGGAGAGTTGTCCCCATGCTGAGGAAATTGTGAAGGAAATCATATGGAACCGTGTGGCAAGCAATTCAACTTTGCCTGCCAAGTTTCTGAGGATGCATTTTCATGATTGTTTCGTCAGG GGTTGTGATGGCTCTGTACTGATAGACTCTACCCCAAATAACCAGGCTGAGAAGGCAGCAATTCCAAACCTATCTCTGGGAGGATTCGATGTAATAGATGAGGTGAAGACAGAGTTAGAGAAGACCTGTCCTGGAGTAGTTTCTTGTGCAGATATCGTTGCTTTGGCTGCTAGAGACTCAGTTTCCTACCAA TTTCAGAGGCCAATTTGGGATGTACTTACCGGTAGAAGGGATGGAATCATATCGCGCCAGTCAGAGGCCCTTGCCAACATCCCAACACCATTCTTTAATTTCACCACCCTGAAACAATCTTTTGCTAACAAAAGCCTCACAGTTCATGATCTTGTTGTTTTATCAG GTGGACATACAATTGGTGTTGGGCATTGCAATTTCTTCAGCAACAGGCTATACAATTTCACAggaaaaaatgatgaaaatgatgAAGATCCTTCTCTAAACTCAACCTATGCTGCTTTCTTGAAAACCCAATGCAAAAGCCTCTCAAACAATGTAACTTTTGTGCCAATGGATCCTGGAAGCCCCCTATCCTTTGACAACAATTATTTCAACATCTTGAAGCAAAAGGAAGGTCTTTTCCAATCTGATGCTGCACTTTTAACCGACAGTGAAGCTACCTACAATGTCAATGAGCTGCTTAACTCTCAGAATTTTTTCACGGAGTTTGCTCAATCGATTATGAGGATGGGAGCCATTCAAGTGCTTACAGGAAGTTCGGGAGATATTAGGAAGAAGTGTAGTGTGGTGAATCCTTGA